A region from the Oncorhynchus keta strain PuntledgeMale-10-30-2019 chromosome 5, Oket_V2, whole genome shotgun sequence genome encodes:
- the LOC127930159 gene encoding metalloproteinase inhibitor 2-like, with protein sequence MTRYVSSCFITLLVLFLWRVEDIADACRCFPRHPQQAFCNSEVVIRAKVVGKEAVSNAIKYDIQQIKMFKGYDQVIHAIYTYTTSCSVTLEINKEYLFTGKLKTGRMSITLCGYNPPWEDLSAAQKNSLTHRYQSGCDCKIIRCTSLPCPISTSDTCLWTDWEPTMAKTLPVSRGQMGPVPGKGDGTTQEVVPG encoded by the exons ATGACTAGGTATGTAAGCAGTTGTTTCATTACTCTGCTCGTTCTGTTCCTTTGGCGGGTCGAAGACATCGCAGACGCTTGCAGATGCTTCCCTCGGCATCCTCAACAGGCTTTTTGCAATTCAGAAGTTG TGATCAGGGCGAAGGTGGTTGGAAAGGAAGCGGTGTCTAACGCCATCAAGTATGACATCCAACAGATCAAG ATGTTCAAAGGTTATGACCAGGTTATCCACGCCATCTACACTTACACCACTTCGTGCAGCGTGACTCTAGAAATCAACAAGGAATATCTCTTCACAG GCAAGCTGAAGACTGGAAGGATGTCTATAACACTGTGTGGCTATAATCCGCCTTGGGAGGACTTGAGTGCTGCACAAAAGAACAGCTTGACTCACCGCTACCAAAGCGGCTGTGAttgcaag ATCATCCGCTGCACTTCCCTCCCCTGTCCAATCAGCACCTCAGATACGTGCCTGTGGACAGACTGGGAACCCACAATGGCCAAAACCTTGCCTGTATCAAGAGGCCAGATGGGTCCTGTGCCTGGTAAAGGGGATGGCACTACCCAAGAAGTAGTTCCTGGATAG